A portion of the Bacteroides faecium genome contains these proteins:
- a CDS encoding RNA polymerase sigma-70 factor has protein sequence MDEQEILTEVKAGNTTAFERLYDCYWLKVYNFARLYITSSSEVSEVVQDVFVKVWESRETFDETKNFDGFLFIITRNIIFNYSRRYFNELNFKMTALRGIENSYNIEEELDAADLKNYVDRLIAQLPPQRQRIFKMSREQHLSNKEIAEQCAVTEKAIERQITLALKFIKDNLPLFIVFMG, from the coding sequence ATGGATGAACAGGAGATTTTAACTGAAGTAAAGGCTGGAAATACGACTGCATTTGAGCGTTTATATGATTGTTATTGGCTAAAAGTCTATAACTTTGCGCGGCTTTATATAACTTCTTCGTCTGAGGTTTCTGAAGTGGTACAAGATGTTTTTGTTAAAGTTTGGGAATCGAGAGAAACGTTTGATGAAACCAAGAATTTTGACGGTTTCCTTTTTATCATTACCCGTAATATCATTTTCAATTATTCGCGTAGATATTTTAATGAGTTGAATTTTAAAATGACGGCTCTAAGGGGAATTGAGAATTCGTACAATATAGAGGAAGAATTGGATGCGGCTGATTTGAAAAATTATGTTGATAGATTAATAGCCCAACTTCCACCTCAACGACAGCGCATCTTTAAGATGAGTCGCGAACAACATCTGTCTAATAAGGAAATTGCGGAACAGTGTGCAGTTACAGAAAAAGCGATAGAGCGCCAGATTACTTTGGCATTGAAGTTTATTAAAGATAATCTGCCCTTGTTCATTGTATTTATGGGATAG
- a CDS encoding right-handed parallel beta-helix repeat-containing protein gives MKTLLSFKAYLLLVLLLCTASISASKVISVTEFGLKPNSRINAVPFVQKAIKVCKEHPGSTLVFPKGRYDFWAQHAVEKEYHETNTYDVNPKILAVLLDEVNNLTIDGNGSEFIMHGRMQPFTLDHCQNITLKNFTVDWDIPLTAQGTVTELTPDFMEIEIDACQYPYIIENKRLTFVGEGWKSSVWSIMQFDPKNHFVLPNTGDNLGWRGYDAVEVSPGRVRLSDPKGEANKFYPAVGTILVLRHSTRDHAGIFIFHSEDTKMENLKLFHTCGLGILSQYSKNISFDDVHIIPNASKGRVLSGHDDGFHFMGCSGLLKIENCSWAGLMDDPINIHGTCSRIMEVISPTRIKCKFMQDMSEGMEWGRPNETIGFIEHNTMRTVATGKMTKFEVLNKAEFIIELSAPLPTGVEAGYVIENLTCTPDAEIRNCHFGSCRARGLLVSTPGKVVIENNVFESSGSAILIAGDANAWYESGAVKDVLIRNNDFRYPCNSSLYQFCEAVISIDPEIPTPEQKYPYHRNIRIVENTFHLFDYPILFARSVDGLTFSDNTLIRDTTYQPYHYRKEGITLEACKSVIISNNKIEGDVLGRKVKFERMKASDIKISKNSFFQKVK, from the coding sequence ATGAAAACACTTTTATCATTCAAAGCTTACTTACTTCTTGTACTCTTACTTTGTACCGCCAGTATTTCGGCAAGTAAAGTTATTTCAGTCACCGAGTTTGGTTTAAAACCCAATAGTCGTATCAATGCTGTACCATTCGTACAGAAGGCCATTAAAGTCTGCAAAGAGCACCCGGGCTCCACGCTTGTCTTTCCCAAAGGAAGATATGATTTCTGGGCACAACATGCCGTTGAAAAGGAATACCACGAGACAAACACATATGATGTAAACCCCAAAATACTTGCTGTGTTACTAGACGAGGTGAATAACCTGACCATTGACGGCAATGGCTCGGAATTCATCATGCACGGACGGATGCAACCATTCACTTTGGATCATTGCCAAAACATTACACTGAAGAATTTTACTGTAGACTGGGATATCCCCTTGACCGCACAAGGCACTGTAACCGAATTGACGCCCGACTTTATGGAAATCGAAATCGACGCCTGCCAATATCCGTACATCATCGAAAACAAACGACTGACTTTTGTTGGTGAAGGATGGAAAAGCAGTGTATGGTCTATCATGCAGTTTGATCCCAAAAACCACTTCGTTCTGCCCAACACAGGAGACAATTTAGGTTGGCGTGGCTATGACGCAGTAGAAGTAAGTCCCGGACGCGTTCGCCTATCCGACCCCAAAGGAGAAGCAAACAAGTTCTATCCTGCAGTGGGTACCATCCTCGTGTTGAGGCATAGCACTCGTGACCATGCCGGTATCTTTATTTTCCATAGTGAAGACACGAAAATGGAAAACCTGAAGCTATTCCACACATGCGGATTGGGCATCTTGTCGCAGTACAGCAAAAATATATCGTTCGATGATGTTCATATTATCCCGAACGCTTCCAAAGGACGTGTATTAAGCGGACACGATGACGGCTTTCATTTTATGGGGTGCAGCGGTCTGCTCAAAATTGAAAATTGCAGTTGGGCTGGACTAATGGATGATCCTATCAATATTCACGGAACCTGCTCCCGTATCATGGAAGTTATCTCCCCTACCCGTATCAAGTGTAAATTCATGCAAGATATGAGCGAAGGTATGGAATGGGGACGCCCGAATGAAACTATCGGATTTATAGAACACAATACAATGCGTACGGTAGCCACCGGAAAAATGACTAAATTCGAAGTATTGAACAAAGCTGAGTTTATTATTGAACTGTCTGCACCGCTTCCTACAGGAGTAGAAGCCGGATATGTTATAGAAAACCTGACTTGCACCCCTGACGCGGAAATACGCAACTGCCACTTCGGAAGTTGTCGTGCGCGCGGCTTACTTGTATCTACTCCGGGAAAAGTTGTTATCGAAAATAACGTGTTCGAATCAAGCGGCTCCGCCATCCTGATTGCCGGAGACGCCAACGCCTGGTATGAATCGGGCGCAGTAAAGGATGTATTAATACGTAACAATGATTTTCGCTATCCGTGCAACTCTTCACTTTATCAATTCTGCGAAGCTGTGATTAGTATTGACCCGGAGATACCGACACCGGAACAAAAGTATCCATACCATCGTAACATTCGCATTGTAGAAAATACGTTCCATCTTTTCGATTATCCGATTCTCTTCGCACGTTCGGTAGACGGACTTACCTTCTCTGACAACACACTGATACGCGACACTACCTATCAACCGTATCATTACCGCAAAGAAGGAATCACACTGGAAGCTTGCAAATCTGTGATTATTTCAAATAATAAGATTGAAGGAGATGTATTAGGACGAAAAGTCAAATTCGAAAGGATGAAAGCTTCCGATATTAAGATTAGTAAAAATTCATTCTTTCAGAAAGTCAAATAA
- a CDS encoding FecR family protein, translating to MLFLSGNDKIGVEKYAKIIAEKNQLYVLPDSTKVWMQPGSSIRYAKAFKQDRKVWLEGNSLFEVHKHQGSTFQVYINDAFIEVKGTCFLVKQEDAHCSEVTLFEGKIEFNIPSIGQKTVMRPLQKLTYNPVDSQSQISDIANISWEDGRYNFKDVPLTQLIQTVGQMYHADILLQGVHKDESSFSGSIHYNEPLDNVLNKICFSLNLNVRKADGRIILY from the coding sequence TTGCTCTTTTTATCTGGGAATGATAAGATAGGAGTAGAAAAATACGCCAAGATAATCGCAGAAAAGAATCAATTGTATGTGCTGCCCGATAGTACTAAAGTGTGGATGCAGCCGGGTAGCTCGATCCGGTATGCGAAAGCATTCAAGCAAGATCGGAAAGTATGGCTGGAAGGCAATTCCTTATTTGAGGTGCATAAACATCAGGGAAGTACATTTCAAGTATATATTAACGATGCATTTATAGAGGTGAAAGGAACTTGTTTTTTGGTGAAGCAGGAGGACGCACACTGTAGTGAGGTCACTTTATTTGAAGGTAAGATTGAATTTAATATTCCATCTATCGGGCAGAAGACGGTGATGCGTCCCTTGCAGAAGCTCACTTACAATCCGGTTGATTCACAGTCACAGATAAGTGACATTGCTAATATCAGCTGGGAGGACGGGAGATATAACTTTAAGGATGTCCCATTGACCCAGTTAATTCAAACCGTAGGTCAGATGTATCATGCTGATATTCTCCTGCAAGGAGTACACAAGGATGAGTCTTCATTTAGCGGTAGTATTCATTATAATGAACCTTTGGACAATGTGCTGAACAAGATTTGTTTTAGCCTGAATCTTAACGTCCGGAAAGCCGATGGCCGGATTATTCTTTACTAA